TCATCGATAAACAATACAAGATGTATGACAAGAGATGAGAAACGATACAAGATTGATTTATTTATGATTGTGTCTTTTATATTGGGTACGGGACATATGACAAGAGGTGAGAAAAGCTACAAGATTGATTTATTTATGATGGTGCCTTTTAATTTTGGGGTTGTTAAGAGTATCTGGTCTCCGTTTCTACTAGGAGCATGTTGCAACATTTTTCCATTAAAACTTCTTTGCTTTAAGCATTCAAACAAAAACCCAGCTAATTTTACCACGAGCCTTCTCAAAATTCAAATTCAAGACCAACCAATTCTTGTTTCCAAATACTTGGCACTTAATTCTTGATGGGTCGCAATGGAGCGCCCCTAACCATTAGGGGTAGAACTATTATTCTCTATTCTATTTTGCGCAACATGCCAACTTATGTTATGTCCATGAATTTATGAAAACTCTTTCACTATTGCTACATGTataatttattaatatttttttgttagGCATTTTTTTTGAAACGAGATCTTGGTATTTTTTGATTTAGATAAAAAACTTTGGAAAAATTGGAAGTGCCCTAGTCAGTCGAACCCAAAGAGCCAGGGAACAAAGCCCACGATAAGGCCCAGTCCAGCCCAAACTTCTGCCTCGGGCGAAACCCTAACATCTCCAGCCCTATATAACCGGACTCACGCCGCCTCGTTCCAAACCCTAGAAGCCATCTGCCTCCTGCGCCTCCACCCTCGTCGCCGCCTCTCTCCTTCTGGTACGTGCCGTCGCCTCGATCTTCGCGCCGTCTcttgccgcggccgccgccgccgccgttgcttTGGAGACTaacatctctctctctcgtgtTTTCCCTTCGCAGAGACCGCAGATCCGTCAGGTGAGAGGAAGCCGCTCGCACCCATGGCCTCCGGTGAGCTCGCATGCACCTACGCCGCCCTCATCCTCAGCGACGATGGCATCGCCATCACCGTGCGTTCTTCTCCCTCGCTGTCGTGTTCTTTCAATCTCAAACGATTTTTGAGCGGTTGAGTGATTCCGTGATTTTTCGTCTTGGCAGGCCGAGAAGATTGCCACGATCGTGAAGGCGGCCAACATCAAGGTCGAGTCCTACTGGCCGGCGCTCTTCGCCAAGCTCCTTGAGAAGCGCAACGTTGAGGACCTCATCCTCTCCGTTGGATCTGGTATACACCCTTTCTCGCTCTCAATGTACTTCTGTATGTTGACGTCTATCGTTTGGAATTTGTGGGTAGTTGCATGGTGGCAATTGTGGTAGACTTAACTTGTTTGTTTGCTTATGTTGCTAGTCTTTTTTGATCTTATAAACTTATTCGAACTGTCTTATTTACCCAATCTTGTGATATGGTTGGTTCTAGAAATTTTACATGAATGACTTGCCACCTTCACTTTAGTTGAACCTATGTATGAGCAATGGACTCTTACTGGATCATACTGTATATTTGTATACAATAAACTGAGCATTTAGTATCTGTCTTTTTACTTGAATTGAATCTTACGGTTTCAATGTTTAATTTGACACTGTTTGTGCCAACAATGTGCTTAATTATATTAGTGAAACACAGAGACATCGACACTGAGTATTTTCTGGATGTATGTGACACTTTAGTTTGAGTATTTTCCTGTGCATATTTAAACTGGAATTGGATGCTATATTGTGTTTTGTCACCCTCTGTAGTGTTCTGTCCATAAGAAATTCCTTTTCTATTTTGAAAGGGCTAATCATTTGTTGTATTGAAATTTGTTTGTAGGTGGTGGTGCTGCTccagttgctgctgctgcccctgctggtggtgctgcggctgctgctgcgccggCTGCCGAGGAGAAGAAGGAAGAGGTTAAGGAGGAGTCTGATGACGACATGGGCTTCAGCCTGTTCGACTGAGGAGCCCCACACTCCCATAGCAAATTCGCTTATGCTGTCCAAGACTATCTTATGTTATGTCTCTAGGCTTTTGTTACAAGTACTGAAGTTTTGAGTATTTTGAGATGTGGCTATGGCAATGTGATGATGAACCCCAAACCATCTTATTAGAGTGAAACTTGTTTCTATATTGTTCCAAGTTTCTTAGCCTCAAATTTAATGCATCTGGTTGATGCGCTGATCTGTTGAGTTGCTTTTCATTCTGCCTTTTTAATCAAAGAATTCAATCGATTCTTATTGTGCGGTTTAGGCATCTTCTGCTGCTTGGACTGGCGAGCTCTTGATACCAATCCCAATTTTCCATTCACCCAATTCTTGATCAGAATACAAGCAACTTTTATTTATCATTCACAAATCTATCCTTGTCTATGCAACTCACTCTTGGTTTGGTCCTACTTCTGGTATTTATGATTTCGTGACGAACAAATAAGTTGTCTTTCCAGAAATATGAAAAGTGTATTAGGCTTATCAGACTCTCAAACCCAAGAATGCAATTTACAGTTAtttttcatcgagcatgcaattaAACTATCAAAGTATTAGatattgatattttttttccaaaatgaAACGCAAAGTCATTCCCAGAATTGCATATTTTTGGTGACCGATTTATTGATTATTGAACGAGTACCCAAGTTTATTTGAGCAGGCTGTGGTATTGTGATGTGCTGTTTGAACTTTGAAGACCTTAGCTTCATTGGAGTCAAATGGCTATTGACCTGTTTCAGTGCACTAAATTTTTGATGTCAATCAGAAATATCCATAGCCCAAGAATGGCGAAGTTTGTAAACATTTCAAATAAaagagcagaaaaatatttgctGCCAAAATCTTTACAATGGTGTTGCTATACATAGCTCCTCGACAAAACTTCTAGAAGCTACAAGTGTACACTAGACTGCAAAAAACCAAAGCACGTCCAACGGTGCCACGGTGATCACCTATGTAACAATGGGTTATTCACACTACCTCTTATCTCTTCTCCATCATGTATGCTGGTATCTGCTCTGTCTTGAGAAAACCTCAACTGATGTTGCTTCGGTGTAGGATGTTCTTGTCCCACCTCCTTGCCTTCCCCTTCTCGATGAGTGCCTGTAGGACCTGCACCGTCCCTTCTGCGTCCTCATCGTTTGGGAGCTCGATGCTGAGGTGAAACAGGGGGACAAAGGCCGAGCTCATGACCCTGTTCCTCGTGCCACTTCTTTTGTCCCTAGGTGAAGTCTGTCCATTGCTCCCAACAATGTTCACTACCTCCTGAGACCTGTCCAGATGAACAACGCTCTTGAGGTGCATCTCTGTGTCGATTGACCACTGTGGGTCAGGAGGAACACCGACAAACTGAGGTGATCCTAGATCCACTAAATATGGGCTTGAGACTAGTAGAAGCAGCTTCTCAGTTAGCACAAGGAACTTCCCAGCCCCCTTGAGTGTCTTGCACATGACAAATGTCTCCTCCTTTAGTCTACCACTCTCAGCTTGGGCAAGCAATGATACACCGATGGCTTCTTCCCAGGAGTACGGGAACAAAGGGTGATCTCTGGCAACAGGCCTGGGGAAACGGACTCGCAAGTAGTTGGATTCATGAGGGTTGCTTCGGTTTCTTATGCTCTGGGCAGTTCTGCCTGTGGCTTCAAGAATGCTGGCCATAGGCCGTGCCACAAGCCCAGCTGTCCCCATTGCTAAACCTGTAGGAACAGAAATGCTGTTGGTCGAATGGGAATAAACTGAATATAAATGCTTAATAGAATGGTTGTACCTGAGATGACCCCAGGAAGACCATGTTTCTCAGCTCCCCTAATCGGTGACTGAAGGAGCCCAGTCAGACCCTGGAGAAAATCATTACAGCGCAGAACACACATTATGCTTAGATAAATATCCAGCAAGATTTATAGTGAAAAATGGAAAAAAAATGCCCACATGTTTATCCCAAGGCTAAGCTCATATATTATAGTTTTAAAGTGTAATTAGGCATATGCTGTAAAATTGTTGAAATCAGATGGCAATGCACAATCAAGAGAGGACTTCTACCTCTAGAAAACCATtcagtactccttccccatgcaAACCTAGCTGTCTTTCCCGTTCTTCCATCTTCGAAGCTGCTTGCTCATCATATGTAAAAGCAACAAGGCCCTGCATAGTGGAATTTCTCCTTAGCAGTGGTCTCAGGGAACATATTCTTCAATGATCAAACAGGTCATCAGCATAAATACCTTATAAGCAGTTTTACTGAAGTGAGAAGTGGCGCTGCTGACTGCATAAACCGTACTTCCAATAAGAGTTTTTGAACCTTGTGCTATACCGTTTAATAGTTCAACTGGGCTCTGTAAAAGAGCAACCAATAGATCTTGAGTACAAACTGTAAGGTTAAAGAGTGGACATTGCTGTTAAGACTTCACATTTACAAACCTGCAATTTCCCTTTTCTTGAAGCAGATATGAAGTCCTTTAAACCAAACCCAACATTCCTAGCAAAACCCATAGGATTGCCTATAACGCCAGCAGAACCCAAAACCTGCATTAAACAGTCGAACATAAATTTCACAAACCTAGCAATGCTGAGCTAATAGTTGCAAATCTATAACCTTTTGTGCCCATTTCAGAAACCAACACTATTTTGGATTACACTCATGAAACTACAACTTTGTGATCATTCCCCTCTTGGTCAGTTGGGCCCACATATAAGTGATGCTCAATAGCTCAAGATATTGGTAGGTTTGTAAAATGCATTCTAGTCAGTTCATTTGGGATGCTACCGTTTACCTTATAAAGTTCATGGAGGATTTGCCTGCTATAATGCCTCACAAGAATGTCCTGAACAGATTGCCAGCTGGCCATAAGATTTTCTGCAGTAATTTCTCCAAGATAAACTGGTACTCCTTCAACATCTAAGAGGGCCATAAGACCTCTCTGCAGCCAAAATTGAAACATTCAGTGGCAAGATACAATGCAATCTAACGTATATATGCAGATCATACATACTACCAACAGATCAAACAAATATCTAAGAGCATTTTTGTTTCTCAAACATGCAGGAGAACTGTGCATCGTCTAAAAGCAAGTGTACGGGAAAAACACAAAAAGAACCATTGAAATTATCTATACTTAaactacaaaaaaaaaatatgtgcAGACCGTAACATTGGAAACAATCGACATGCATGTGCCTATCCAACCTAAGAACCTTAGCTATTTGTGTAGATGCTGTTCAGGCCGTTCCATGTGTGTTGGGTGGGTGGTTGAGaccagggggggggggggggggtggttcTCCCAGGGTGGGGTGCCACCATAtacttcttaaattgaaatttTCCTTTTGGTGCAATCATTATCGTGCCGTTCTTAGTTGTCGTAAAAAAACTGCAATGCAGAATGAAGTCACAAATGCATGGAAAGATAACTTCTTTGTTGTACAAGCAATTGTGAGGACTGACTAAACAACactaaaaaatagaaaaggttcataaaaagaaagaaattcATTTGTTAAGGGATATGTGTCTCCACCTGGATTGCAGTAGTGTTGTTGAAACCTATGCTGGGGTCTGAACCACCTTCAGTCCTATTGAGCCAAGGTGTGCTCGTAAAACTATAATGTAAAACATAGTTGTAAGTGGTAAGATAATAATAATATACATTTCCTGCAGTAATAACCACAAAACGTTAGAGAtgaataacctgaaagtcaaCTTGACAGGAGTCAACTGAAACAATTCAATGTACACCTTTTTCTGCTTTCTGGCTAAAAGGTGTATCTGTTGCCATGGAGCACCAACTGGGACAACAGAAGGCAACAATTCACTGTCTTGCACCAGGAGCTTGTCTGTAATATTCTTTGAGATTTTTTCATATTCTCTTAACATGTCCGTAGCACCACCTAAAATACTTAGCTCAAGACTTTTCTCGAAGCGTCCAATATTTATTCTAGAGGAAACAGATCTAAAAAATTCAATCATGCTCAAGACAAGTCGTTCTTCAAGTTCAAGGCGAACAGGTGCTACACTGCCAACCAACAAACAAAAAGTGTCACCACAAGTTCACATATGACGAATTCTCAACAATGAGTAACGAGTACCTTATGTTTATATATTGGTAGGAAACAAATGATACATCTCTGGTTCTCCATTTAGCTGCAGTAAACTGCAGCACAGGCTCTGTGGTATTGGAAAGAATGTCATTTGCTGATTTCAGCTTAGTATCTTTACTCTTAAAAAAGTTCATGGATTTTCCCTTATGACTGCCCTCAAATGATAACATGACAGGGTGTGGGCTATCAGGGAACTGATTATCGATTTGCATAGATTGTATTTGAACTGTAAATCTCTGCTGATCTAAACTCTGCATGGCAACAACTGTCATCTCCTTGGCAGAAGCAAACAACAATTCCTGTCAAACAAACATAAGTATAGTAAACAAACTTTGCTTAAGTCGTAagtgatgagaaacataagtaTAGTAAAACATAGTAAGTTCACCTGTGGAGAAGAACTTATTAAAGATATCCCTATGAATGGTAACTGTATTTTGATAACTTCAGCAAAATTCATATCAAGCTCCAGTTTGTGATCAGCAACTTTAGGTTCCTTTGATCCCAGAAaattcttttcttttgtttccgtATTGTGGTAATTTGAATCAAGAACACTTAGCACCTACATATTATGATCGTAAATCAAATATTGACAAAAGAAATGAATCAGACAGTTCTAGGGCAGATAGTGGGCCAGAAACTGACCTTAATTGCTCCTTCTGCATGTATTGAGATGCAGAATTGCCTTTCAGCTTTCTGTAAAAGATATGCATGACATACATAACAGGAAGGAAAATAATGCAAAAGATAAACAATCGCTGATAATGAAAATCAGTTAAAGATTGTGATATGTAAAGACAAGCACCAATCAAGCTTTCTCCCTTTCTTTGATGTCATTATCTAGTGCTTCCATGTGAAATTGGaccaagtcattccaaaaaacaTCTGGACAGGAAACCAAAGATTTCTAAACTCTAATCACACAGGCCAAGTAACCACAAACATCTTGACAATACACCAAAGTAAGCACATACACAATGTGTCTATCTTTCTCAATCCAAACAAAAAACAGGGGAAAACAAAAACAACAAGAAACAAACCCCAGGACTCAGCAAGGACACGGCCTATGAAATCTCACTACACTAAATGCTAGTCAAATTTAAAGGCAATTATTTACCTCAGATGTGGATGGTAGTGACACATGAACATCGTCGTTGAGAATGTCCAgattgaatgtacccaaacttCGTTCTCCAGGAATCTGTACACAGTATGGGGGAGAAACAATGTTGCGTAATTGTTTAAGACAAGCTATTTTAAAACTCTTAAAGTGCTAATTACCTCAACAGTAAGGCGATGAGGATAGCAAGGCTCATCCCAAGCATATTGACAGGATGTGTAGGGATAAACGATTGTTTCAATAGATTCACATCTCTGTTGATATATCCGCAGTTTCTGAATTGATTGAAAGAGTAATCATAAGAATGATAATCGTTAAGTGTTCAAACAAAGCCAGGCAGCACAACTAGTTACCTCCATTGAAAAATTGTCGATCCTGTAAGGTACAAAACCAGTCTTGTCATCAGAAAGCAGAATCAGTACTGTACCAGTATTGACATTATTTTTTCCAGAAAATCTCTTGTTGTATATGTCTAGATCGGCATTTTGCACTTCAACTCGAACCATATATGATAAACCTGAGGCACTATTGCGCATTTTCAATTGAGCATCTCCCAGGTGATCAGGGAAAAAACTTCCTGACCATTGCCATCCTGGGCCATCAAACCGAACAGAGACCAGCAACTCtctaaaaacaaagttgttcagcaCAAACAGTACAAGATTGGAGGATGCACAAAGAACAGATAAATGAAAATAGCACTCTGGTAAGAATGAGATTAGTTCCCTTTCATATTTTAAATGAGTCGAATAAgatttatttcattttcataGTTTTAAATACAAGTCACATCATCAGTATATAGTAAACAAGTGACTGTGGCATGAACAAGTCATTGGAGAAAGTAGGGCTGTCTAAGATTTCGATCCAGGTTTCTGCAGTGTGCATGCCTAAACTGTAAAATCCCTTTTTTTTGGCGTTATTAAGCATTTCATAAACGAAGCAGGTTGTCAAGGTATACAGGGTAGTAATGATGCAAATGACCTTGCTGTATCAGACCAGTGAAGGAAAGAGTGTTGCCCAGAACGTAAGTGCTTAGAAAACCGTGTTCCTTTTTGTCGAAAGAACAAATCATTGCTGCATGCATTACATATGACATATCTGCAAAATAGTAGGGACAGAGGACAAAGTAGATATTAGGCAGGCGAACAAAGAATGGAACGACAAATTGTACAAAGTAAAAGAAGCTAGCAGTGTAAACACAAGGAAAAGTTTTAATGGCAGAAATTATAAATCCAAGAGACCAAGATATAAATTCTGCACAAATTAGAACACTCACAACAAAGAAAACAAGAATTTTGTTATATTAGTGTTATACTACATTTAAATTTTTGACAAATGGAAGCCTCCAGGAGCACTCATTGAGATGGTTTGGCCACATCCTACAAAGGCCACATCCTACAGAGGCCTCGACAGGCACCAGCGCATAGCAGCATATCCTCAGGGATCCCGAATTAGCGATAAAGTAAGAAGAGGCAGCGGGATAGAACAAACCTGGTACAGGAAGAGGGCAGTAAAGACCTGAGAGAACGGATATACTATCTTTAGAAAGGACCTCGTGGGCATCAGCAATCTATGTGTCCGAACAAATACTATTACCATACTACTATGATTACTTTTAGTCACTGGCAGACACAAGGCCCGACGAGACCCTGGGCCTCTGCCCGGACTCCTCAGCGTTCAACTCCACTAGGCCTAATAATTGTGTAGCCCATGTATAGAGAAGATAATAGGCCTGCACTACTGCTTAGCCCACTAAACCATCTAGCCTCTACAAGCTTTGAGTAAGCTACTGCTTTACTACTTTCTTTATGCTCTTACCTGTGTCCTTTGAGTAATCTAACATAATTTGCTTGGGACAAAACATTAGATACCGAGTGGCACAAGGGCAAGGAGATAAGACATCTTTGAGCCCTGGCCAAAACTTCCAAAACCTTAATTCCTCTAAAATCAGAGACACAACACCAGTCAGGGAGGGTGAAACGCCATAAAAAACACACATATTGTGGTGAGTCCAGATAGCCCATACTCCTAGGATGATGAATGAATTTAAACCTTTATGGGACCTGGTAATTGACTCTATCATTGACAGAAGCCCAAATTCATTCTCCATTTTAGTAAGTTCTAACGACCATGTTGCTCAAGAAATTTCTTTTATGGTACCATCATAAAATATGCAGAGCTATTGTAACAAGACTCATTTCACATATAACCTGGTATGAGCAATTTGGGTTTACAGTGGCAAAGGAAATCATGCCCATGTCAAAGAACAAGTAAAGCTCCATTTTGCTCTTGTTATTggagggctaggaagctccaacCTTCAAAATCTGAACTGGGCCCTACAGATGAGATGGATTTGGCTGCAAGAGACTGAGGCTAACCACCCTTGGTCTGCATTCGCAATTCAAGTTCATGGTTGTGTCTGGGCCTTTTTTTTTCCATGGCAGATTGGCAGTAGTGTCAGAAGTTGGCAATGTCACTTCCACTTTATTTTGGACTGATAGATGGTTGCACGGACAGTGGATTGCTGATCTTGCACCCTGGCTGTTTGCACTTGTGCCGAAGAGGAGAGCTGTCCAAGAGGCCCTTATGAATTATTGTTGAGTGTCACTAAGTATTGAAGTGATTGTTGAGTATTTTGATCTCTGGGACGTGCTGGGTCAGGTGGTCTTACAATCTGAAGTAGAGGACTCTCACATTTCATGCCTCTCTACTTCCGGCAAATACTCCACCAAGTCAGCCTATTAAGGAATGTTCATGGGTGCTATTTCTTTCAGACCATGGAGAGGATTTGGAAGTCATGGGCTCTAGGAAAAAGTTGGTTTTTCATGTGGTTGTGGCTCATAACAGGTGATGGACTGCCGATTGTTTAGCATGGCGAGGTCTACCACACGCTCCTCGCTATCCACTTTGCAATCAAGAGGAAGAATCCATCAATCACTTGCTCTGTGCTCGCCCCTTGTCATTCCGGTTTCTGCTGCTGCAAAAGCTCCACCTGCAGGCTCTAACCCCACAGACTGACGATGTCTGTTTCGATGATTGGTGGGAGAGGGCAAAATACTGGATTGATAATTAAACCCGAAGAGGACTCGACGCTATTATAATCCTTGGAGCTTGGATAATTTGGGAACACCGGAATCGCTGTCTTCGATGGGGCATCTCCAAATCTAGCTGGAAATTTATTGCTCGCTAAAGAGGAGCTGCTGAAATGATCTTTGGCCGGGCATAAAGGAATTACCAACCTTCTTGCCATTGCGCCGAATGGGGAACAGTAGACGGCTTAGGCTTGGTAGGGTCATGATTGTGTTGTTCATCGGCGATCTGTGCAGCCTTTTGTTAAGGAAAGTAAACTGAACTGTTTTGTGTGTTCTTTTGTGTTTGGTGTTGTGTGTGTTTGTAAGGGTTCTCACCCCTTTTCTTCTTAATGCAAAGAaatgcagctctcctgcgtctttgagaatttttatttttgctctTGGTACACAACCAAACTGTTATTTTGTTGCTTTACTTTCTAGTGACTGGAGTTGTTTCCTCAAATAAAAGTGCTCTGACACATTTTATACATGAGAAATCCAGTCTTTATACAGCTGTGGCAGATAAGGATGACTGCTTAAAACAAATTTGTTGCCACAACAGTTGGTAGATGAAAATGGAAATCTTTCAATTACCTTGGCCTGAAAGTAATAGCCCTTGTCCTCCCAAAAAGTTCTGTTGAAACAGGTATAGATGCCACTGCAACTAAGAAGGCACCAGAGGTAGATGACTGAGGAATAGTAACATTTGTTGAACCACTGGCAGGGACAAGGAGAAATGGAATTGACCAATTTCGCCGAGTTGTTTCAGTTCCATTATTAGGCGGAGAAGCATTCAACTTAACTGAAAGTTCAGTTGCTGGAGTGTGCCCATCAGGAGCAAACATATAAGCTTTAACACCATTGTCAAAATCTTTCTTTGC
This window of the Sorghum bicolor cultivar BTx623 chromosome 7, Sorghum_bicolor_NCBIv3, whole genome shotgun sequence genome carries:
- the LOC8068570 gene encoding 60S acidic ribosomal protein P1, which produces MASGELACTYAALILSDDGIAITAEKIATIVKAANIKVESYWPALFAKLLEKRNVEDLILSVGSGGGAAPVAAAAPAGGAAAAAAPAAEEKKEEVKEESDDDMGFSLFD